GGACCGGCTGGTCGTCGACCCCGGGCGGAGCGTGCCGACGATCAACCTCAACCACGCCGTGCAGCGCGTGCTCACCCGGGACGGCCGGGCGGTCGGCGTCAGCGCCTACGACCTGCTTGCGCGCAAGCAGCGGGAGTACCGCGCCGACACCGTCGTGCTCTGCGCGGGGACCATCGAGTCGGCCAAGATCGCGCTGCTGTCCGGGTTGACCGACCCGACCGGCCTGATCGGGCGCGGGATCACCGACCACCCGATCTGGTACACCCACTTCTCGCTGCCCGCCGGCTCCCCGCACGCGGCCGTCGACGCGTCGGCGAAGCTCTGGTCGCGGCACCGGGGCACCACCGTCGACCTGCACCCGTACAACGTGGTGCTGGAACTGGGCGCGGACTTCAACCAGGGCCGTTACGTCGACCCGGACAACCTCGCGCGCCATCGGCAGCGGAAAGCCGACTCGACCCTGGGCGAGATCGTGTTCCTGTTCAACGCCCCGCTCGTGGCGACCAACGAGGTGCGGGTCGTGGGTCCGCCGGCCGTGCCGGTGCAGGTCGTCGTCCGGCCGTGCCCCTTGGCGCCGGCACTGGTGGCGGAGGTGCGGGACATCGCGGCCACCGTGCTGGAGGGGATCGGGGCCGAACCGATCACCGGCGAGACGCTGGACCTCACCCGGGCCGACCTCGGCGGTGTCGCGCACGAGGTCGGCACGCTGCGGATGGGCGAGGACGGCGGCGGGGTGGTCGACGCCGACCTGAAGTTCCTCGCCTACGAGAACCTGTACGCCTGCGACAACTCGGTGCTGCCCAGCTCGCCGGCCGCCAACCCGACCCTCACCCTGGCCGCGTTGAGCCTGCGACTCGCCCGCCACCTCACCACCTGACGACGTTTCCGCATTCCCGCGATGTGGACGTCTCCCGCGATAAGACCGGTCGCCCGCCGTGCAGGAATTCGACTTCCGCAAATGCCCGGTGGCGGTCCGGGCCGGCCGGTGACACGGGTCCGCGATGTGACCCGGATGTTAAAGATAGGTGTGAACCTGCCGAGCCGTCACCGCCGTCCGCGCCGCCACGAACCGCGTCGCCGCAGGTGAAGTCCTGCGTTTCGATCAAGGAACCGCACCGCGCAAGAGGGTGACTGTAAACGTGGCGTTACTTCCCGCTCACCACCGCCGGCGCGATAAAGTGCGAATTCAACCGCATTCTTGTCGTCCCCACCACGGCGTCCTAGGGTGAGCCCGCACGGTCATTGACGACCGCTGTCGATTTAGCGATTCACTATTACCTCGGAGGTGATCGCCGTGTCGAATTCCGATTCCGAGATCGGCGACTCGCTGCTGCGCCTGGCCCGGCACTTCCAGCGAGGTGAGACCTCCGCGGACGGGCGGACGCTGCACCAGATCGGTGGGCGCGGTGCCGACGTCTTCTACCGGGACCGGTGGGCCTACGACAAGGTCGTGCGGTCCACCCACGGCGTGAACTGCACCGGCTCCTGCTCCTGGAAGGTCTACGTCAAGGACGGCGTGATCACCTGGGAGGCGCAGCAGACCGACTACCCGTCGATCGGCCCGGACAAGCCGGAGTACGAGCCGCGCGGCTGCCCGCGGGGCGCCTCCTTCTCCTGGTACACCTACTCGCCCGCCCGGGTCCGCTACCCGTACGTGCGCGGCGTGCTGCTGGAGTACTACCGGGAGGCCAAGGAGCGGCTCAAGGACCCGGTGCTCGCGTGGGCCGACATCGTCGAGGACCCCGAGAAGTCCCGCCGGTACAAGGCCGCGCGCGGCATGGGCGGGTTCGTGCGGGCCGAGTGGTGGGAGGCCGCCGAGATGGTCGCCGCCGCCCACGTGCACACCATCAAGCGGTACGGCCCGGACCGGGTCGCCGGGTTCTCGCCCATCCCGGCGATGTCGATGGTCAGCCACGCGGCCGGGGCGCGGTTCGTGTCGCTGGTCGGCGGCTCGATGCTGAGCTTCTACGACTGGTACGCCGACCTGCCGGTGGCCAGCCCGCAGGTGTTCGGCGACCAGACCGACGTGCCCGAGTCGGCGGACTGGTTCGACGCCGGTTACCTGATCATGTGGGGCTCCAACGTCCCGGTCACCCGCACCCCGGACGCGCACTACATGACCGAGGCGCGCTACCGGGGCCAGAAGGTCGTCGTGGTGTCCCCGGACTACGCCGACAACACCAAGTTCGCCGACGAGTGGCTGCCCGCCCGGCCGGGCACCGACGCCGCGCTGGCCATGTCGATGGGGCACGTGATCCTGCGGGAGTTCTTCGTCGAGAAGACCACCCCGTACTTCACCGACTACGTCAAGCGCTACACCGACCTGCCGTTCCTGGTCACCCTGACCGAGACCGACGACGGTTTCGTGCCGGGCAAGTTCCTCACCGCCGCCGACCTCGGCGACCTCGGCGAGGGCGCGGAGTCCAAGACCGTCCTGCTCGACGCCCACGGCACACCGGTGGTGCCGCCCGGGTCGCTCGGGCACCGGTTCACCGACTCCGGCCAGGGCTCCTGGAACCTCGACCTCGGCGAGGTCGACCCGCTGCTGTCGGTCGGCGGCGACGACCCGGTCACCGTCGCGCTGCCCCGGTTCGACACCGCCGAGCCGGGCGTGCTGCGCCGGGGCGTGCCGACGCGGATCGTCGCGGGCCGCCGGGTGACCACGGTGTTCGACCTGCTGCTGGCCCAGTACGGCGTGCGCCGGGGCGACCTGCCCGGCGAGTGGCCCACCGGCTACGACGACGCCTCCCAGCCCTACACCCCGGCCTGGCAGGAGGCGATCACGGGCGTGCCCGCCGCCAAGGCCGAGAAGATCGGCCGGGAGTTCGCCGACAACGCCGAGCGCTCCCAGGGCCGGTCCATGATCCTCATGGGCGCGGGCACCAACCACTGGTTCCACTCCGACCAGATCTACCGCTCGTTCCTGGCGCTGACCATGCTCACCGGCTGCCAGGGCGTCAACGGCGGCGGCTGGGCGCACTACGTGGGCCAGGAGAAGTGCCGCCCGATCACCGGGTGGGCGACGCTGGCGTTCGGCCTGGACTGGCAGCGCCCGCCGCGCCAGATGCAGGGCACGATCTTCTGGTACCTGGCCACCGACCAGTGGCGCTACGACCCGTTCACCTCGGACGTGATGTCCTCGCCGCTGGCCAGTGGCCGCTTCGCCGGCCGCACCGCCGCCGACAACATCGCGCTGGCGTCCCGGCTGGGGTGGATGCCCAGCTACCCGACGTTCAACCGCAACCCGCTGGACCTGGCCGACGAGGCCGAGCGGCTGGGCAAGTCCGCCGCCGACCACGTCGTGGACGGGCTGAAGTCCGGGCACCTGCGGTTCGCCTGCGAGGACCCCGACGCCCCGGAGAACTTCCCGCGCGTGCTCACGGTCTGGCGGGCCAACCTGCTGGGTTCGTCGGCCAAGGGCAACGAGTACTTCCTCAAGCACCTGCTGGGCACCGACACGAACCTGCGCGCCCGCGACGCGGACGGTGTGCGCCCGCAGGAGGTGACCTGGCGCGAGGAAGCACCGGTCGGCAAGCTGGACCTGTTGCTGTCGCTGGACTTCCGGATGACGTCGACAACGCTCTTCTCCGACATCGTGCTCCCGGCGGCGACCTGGTACGAGAAGCACGACCTGTCCTCCACCGACATGCACCCCTACGTGCACGCCTTCTCGCCCGCGATCTCGCCGCCGTGGGAGACCAAGACCGACTTCGAGGCGTTCCACCGCATCGCGCGCGGGTTCTCGTGGCTGGCCGAGAAGCACCTGGGCAAGCGCAAGGACATCGTGGCCGTGGCGCTCACCCACGACACCGTGGACGCCACCGCCCAGCCCGGCGGGCGGGTGCTGGACTGGAAGACCGGCGAGTGCGAGCCGATCCCCGGCAAGACCATGCCGCGCCTGGTCGTCGTGGAACGCGACTACCCGGCGGTGGGGGAGAAGATGGCCGCCCTCGGGCCGCTGGTGGAGAAGGTGGGCCTGACCACCAAGGGCGTCACCGTGCACCCGGACGAGGAGGTCGAGTACCTCAAGGGCGCCAACGGGACCATAGCCACCGGTGTGGCCGCCGGCCGCCCGTCGCTGGCCAAGGACACCCACGCCGCCGAGGCGATCCTGGCGCTGTCCGGTACGACCAACGGCCGCCTGGCCACCGAGGGCTTCCGCGCCCTGGAACGGCGTACCGGCACCAAGCTCGCCGACCTGGCCGCCGAGAGCGAGGGCAAGCGGATCACCTTCCCCGACACGCAGGCCCGGCCGGTGCCGGTGATCACCTCGCCGGAGTGGTCGGGCAGCGAGACCGGCGGCCGGCGGTACTCGCCGTTCACCATCAACACCGAACGCCTCAAGCCGTGGCACACGCTCACCGGCCGCCAGCACTTCTTCCTCGACCACGACTGGATGTTCGAGCTGGGCGAGCAGCTGCCGGTCTTCCGGCCACCGCTGGACATGACCGCGCTGTTCGACGAGCCGGCCGTGGGTGCCCTGAACGGTGGGGCACTGGAGGGTGGTGTGACCGTCCGGTACCTGACCCCGCACTCGAAGTGGTCGATCCACTCGGCCTACCAGGACAACCTGCACATGCTCACCCTGTCCCGGGGCGGGCAGGCGATCTGGATGTCCGACCGGGACGCCGCGAAGATCGGCGTCAAGGACAACGACTGGATCGAAGCGGTCAACCGCAACGGGATCGTGGTGGCCCGCGCGATCGTCTCCCACCGGATGCCCGAGGGCACGGTGTTCATGTACCACGCGCAGGACAAGGCGGTCGGCGTGCCGCGCACCGAGTCGACCGGCAAGCGCGGCGGCATCCACAACGCGCTGACCCGGCTGATGATCAAGCCGTCGCACCTCATCGGCGGCTACGCCCAGCAGTCCTTCGCGCTCAACTACCACGGCCCCACGGGCAACCAGCGCGACGAGGTCACGACCATTCGCCGCCGCAGCCAGGAGGTGCAGTACTGATGCGCGTGATGGCACAGCTCGCAATGGTGATGAACCTGGACAAGTGCATCGGCTGCCACACGTGCAGCGTCACCTGCAAGCAGGCGTGGACCAACCGCGGCGGCGTCGAGTACGCGTGGTTCAACAACGTCGAGACCCGGCCCGGCCAGGGCTACCCGCGCCAGTACCAGGACCAGGAGAAGTGGAAGGGCGGCTGGGAGCTCAACAAGCGCGGCAAGCTCACCCTGCGCACCGGCTCGCGGCTCAAGCGGCTGCTGAACATCTTCGCCAACCCGGACCTGCCCTCGGTCGCGGACTACTACGAGCCGTGGACCTACGACTACCAGAACCTGCTGTCCGCCCCGCCCTCCGACACCACCCCCACGGCCAAGCCGAAGTCGTCGATCACCGGCGAGGACATGAAGGTCACGTGGGGCGCCAACTGGGACGACGACCTGGGCGGCGGTCCCGAGCAGATCGGCCGGGACCCGTTGCTGGGCAAGCTCTCCGAGCAGGTCAAGCTGGAGTTCGAGCAGACGTTCATGTTCTACCTGCCGCGCATCTGCGAGCACTGCCTCAACCCCTCCTGCGCGGCCTCCTGCCCGTCCGGCGCGATCTACAAGCGCGCCGAGGACGGCATCGTGCTGGTCGACCAGGACAAGTGCCGCGGCTGGCGGCAGTGCGTCACGGGCTGCCCGTACAAGAAGATCTACTTCAACCACAA
This DNA window, taken from Saccharothrix variisporea, encodes the following:
- a CDS encoding nitrate reductase subunit alpha, encoding MSNSDSEIGDSLLRLARHFQRGETSADGRTLHQIGGRGADVFYRDRWAYDKVVRSTHGVNCTGSCSWKVYVKDGVITWEAQQTDYPSIGPDKPEYEPRGCPRGASFSWYTYSPARVRYPYVRGVLLEYYREAKERLKDPVLAWADIVEDPEKSRRYKAARGMGGFVRAEWWEAAEMVAAAHVHTIKRYGPDRVAGFSPIPAMSMVSHAAGARFVSLVGGSMLSFYDWYADLPVASPQVFGDQTDVPESADWFDAGYLIMWGSNVPVTRTPDAHYMTEARYRGQKVVVVSPDYADNTKFADEWLPARPGTDAALAMSMGHVILREFFVEKTTPYFTDYVKRYTDLPFLVTLTETDDGFVPGKFLTAADLGDLGEGAESKTVLLDAHGTPVVPPGSLGHRFTDSGQGSWNLDLGEVDPLLSVGGDDPVTVALPRFDTAEPGVLRRGVPTRIVAGRRVTTVFDLLLAQYGVRRGDLPGEWPTGYDDASQPYTPAWQEAITGVPAAKAEKIGREFADNAERSQGRSMILMGAGTNHWFHSDQIYRSFLALTMLTGCQGVNGGGWAHYVGQEKCRPITGWATLAFGLDWQRPPRQMQGTIFWYLATDQWRYDPFTSDVMSSPLASGRFAGRTAADNIALASRLGWMPSYPTFNRNPLDLADEAERLGKSAADHVVDGLKSGHLRFACEDPDAPENFPRVLTVWRANLLGSSAKGNEYFLKHLLGTDTNLRARDADGVRPQEVTWREEAPVGKLDLLLSLDFRMTSTTLFSDIVLPAATWYEKHDLSSTDMHPYVHAFSPAISPPWETKTDFEAFHRIARGFSWLAEKHLGKRKDIVAVALTHDTVDATAQPGGRVLDWKTGECEPIPGKTMPRLVVVERDYPAVGEKMAALGPLVEKVGLTTKGVTVHPDEEVEYLKGANGTIATGVAAGRPSLAKDTHAAEAILALSGTTNGRLATEGFRALERRTGTKLADLAAESEGKRITFPDTQARPVPVITSPEWSGSETGGRRYSPFTINTERLKPWHTLTGRQHFFLDHDWMFELGEQLPVFRPPLDMTALFDEPAVGALNGGALEGGVTVRYLTPHSKWSIHSAYQDNLHMLTLSRGGQAIWMSDRDAAKIGVKDNDWIEAVNRNGIVVARAIVSHRMPEGTVFMYHAQDKAVGVPRTESTGKRGGIHNALTRLMIKPSHLIGGYAQQSFALNYHGPTGNQRDEVTTIRRRSQEVQY